Within Bdellovibrio bacteriovorus HD100, the genomic segment GTTGTTATTCTTTTGTTGCATTGATTACTCCCTTTGCAAGAGGAACCGGATCATAACCATAAGGTCCTCCCGGTCGGCACTTGCAAACCCTTTTGGTGATTAACCAAATGGCTTTGTGTGTATGATGAGTCTTAATGGCTTCGAGTGCATAGGCAGAACAACTTGGTTCGAATCGACAGGATCCACCTAAGTGAGTCGTCCCGATGGTTCGGTAAGCCCCAATGAAAACCCATAAGATGTACTTAAAGGTGTTTTCGTAGAGTTTCCAAACCACGGTCCATAGCTTTGACAAATTCCTCATGACTGAGACCTTTGTAAAAGTTTGCTTCCATAGGTTTAAAGATAAGATTGATGTCGGCTTCAAGGGTTTGTCCCGCCACAAGGAAGCTGCGGAAGTATTCTCTGGTCCAACGCTTGAGTTTATTGCGTACGACGGCCGATCCAGTCTTGCGACTAGCGGTCACGCCAAAACGCAACTGACCTACCTGGTTTTTCTGATAATTCAGAAGCAACCACTTTGTAGGCCAGTGTCTTTTACCCGATTGTTTTAGAGAGAGAAATTCAGAGCTTCTCTTAATTACTTGTGCGGAATTATTTTCCACCAGTAGAAACCG encodes:
- the yidD gene encoding membrane protein insertion efficiency factor YidD; protein product: MRNLSKLWTVVWKLYENTFKYILWVFIGAYRTIGTTHLGGSCRFEPSCSAYALEAIKTHHTHKAIWLITKRVCKCRPGGPYGYDPVPLAKGVINATKE
- the rnpA gene encoding ribonuclease P protein component, producing the protein MENNSAQVIKRSSEFLSLKQSGKRHWPTKWLLLNYQKNQVGQLRFGVTASRKTGSAVVRNKLKRWTREYFRSFLVAGQTLEADINLIFKPMEANFYKGLSHEEFVKAMDRGLETLRKHL